A region of Acidithiobacillus ferridurans DNA encodes the following proteins:
- a CDS encoding DUF262 domain-containing protein encodes MDGYDDLTSKFLEDFDSKHPRKTVQKYGHYFLGSIITSEREGRKFIIDGQQRLTTLTLLLIYLHLKQGERADRVKLEDLIFSERYGERSFNLDVEERTPCMDVLYSGKEYDLSDASESIVNIVGRFNDIDGLFPEEINDAALPYFSDWLIDNVNLVEITAYSEDDAYLIFETMNDRGLSLSPLDMLKGYILSNIGDTEARMNCSTTWKKCIGDLVQLGKDEEVDAVKTWLRSQYAQSIRERKKRCYSW; translated from the coding sequence TTGGACGGTTACGACGATCTGACTAGCAAGTTTCTTGAAGACTTCGACTCAAAACATCCGCGCAAGACTGTGCAGAAATATGGGCATTATTTTTTGGGGTCCATCATCACCAGCGAAAGAGAAGGTCGTAAATTCATCATTGACGGTCAGCAGCGTCTGACCACACTAACTCTCTTGCTTATCTACCTTCACCTAAAACAGGGTGAGCGTGCGGATCGGGTAAAGCTTGAAGATCTAATCTTTTCGGAGCGGTATGGTGAACGCTCGTTCAACCTGGATGTTGAGGAGCGTACCCCCTGCATGGATGTTTTATATAGCGGGAAGGAATATGATCTGAGCGATGCCTCAGAATCGATAGTCAATATTGTTGGACGCTTCAACGATATCGACGGGCTATTCCCAGAAGAAATTAATGATGCAGCCTTACCTTATTTTTCCGACTGGCTTATCGACAACGTCAACCTGGTAGAGATCACTGCCTATTCCGAAGATGACGCCTATCTAATTTTCGAGACTATGAATGACAGAGGCCTTTCTCTTTCCCCGTTGGATATGCTCAAGGGTTATATTTTGTCAAATATCGGCGATACCGAAGCCAGAATGAACTGCAGCACCACTTGGAAGAAATGCATCGGTGATTTGGTGCAGTTAGGCAAAGACGAGGAGGTCGATGCCGTAAAAACTTGGCTGCGCAGCCAATACGCTCAATCTATCCGCGAGCGCAAAAAAAGGTGCTACTCCTGGTGA
- the tnpA gene encoding IS66 family insertion sequence element accessory protein TnpA, with protein sequence MTKDEKIAYWRQQVERFRASGLSVKNYCAQEGIAVATLHYWRKRLADAVESRPMFNGTEGFLPVTLAPARPSVSPVEVHLLSGRSLKLTAPMDAGWLQTLVQVLESPCG encoded by the coding sequence ATGACGAAGGACGAGAAAATTGCTTATTGGCGGCAGCAGGTAGAAAGATTTCGGGCGAGCGGACTTTCGGTCAAGAATTACTGCGCGCAGGAAGGGATCGCCGTAGCCACCCTGCATTACTGGCGTAAGCGATTAGCCGATGCGGTAGAGTCGCGGCCGATGTTCAATGGGACCGAAGGGTTTTTGCCGGTCACTCTGGCGCCGGCCCGGCCTTCCGTTTCGCCTGTGGAGGTTCACCTGTTGTCGGGCCGCAGCCTGAAGCTGACCGCTCCGATGGATGCCGGCTGGCTCCAGACCCTGGTCCAGGTCCTGGAAAGCCCATGTGGCTGA
- the tnpB gene encoding IS66 family insertion sequence element accessory protein TnpB (TnpB, as the term is used for proteins encoded by IS66 family insertion elements, is considered an accessory protein, since TnpC, encoded by a neighboring gene, is a DDE family transposase.), which produces MWLSPGSRIWLAAAPVDMRLGFDGLAAKVQGVLAANPFCGHAFVFRNRRGDRLKLLLWDGLGFWLLYRRLDQGRLHWPRMENGAIELSTAQWAMLVEGRPWTPLPALKVCTPTAL; this is translated from the coding sequence ATGTGGCTGAGTCCCGGCAGCCGAATCTGGCTGGCGGCGGCACCGGTGGACATGCGTCTGGGCTTTGATGGTCTGGCCGCCAAGGTGCAGGGGGTTCTGGCGGCGAATCCCTTTTGCGGCCATGCCTTTGTATTCCGCAACCGCCGCGGGGATCGGCTCAAGCTCCTGCTCTGGGATGGTCTGGGTTTCTGGCTTTTGTACCGACGCCTGGATCAGGGACGGTTGCATTGGCCCAGGATGGAGAACGGGGCCATCGAACTCTCCACAGCACAGTGGGCGATGCTGGTGGAAGGAAGACCCTGGACGCCGTTACCGGCCCTCAAAGTCTGTACGCCTACCGCCTTGTAA
- the tnpC gene encoding IS66 family transposase, with amino-acid sequence MKSTAPVDLPTHPDALRDLVLQLLRQQEEKDAEHARQLAVKDRYLTLRDETIARLEMTIAKLKRWRFGQRSEKLSPDQISLWEEALETEIAAVESELEAVLAESAAAKQPESAPKAAPRRHPGRMKLPDTLPRVEVRHDPESCTCGQCGGPLETIGEEISEKLDYVPGHFQVIRHIRPKLACRPCGTLESPAMPAQVIDKGLPTARMVAQVLTAKHVDHLPLYRQETQYLRAGIPISRATLCSWLGQGEYWLSILAEACKMALLEGAILHADETPLPVLNPGSGKTHKAYLWVYRSQGDAPHPIVIFDYAPDRKGIHPQGFLRDWQGILQTDDYGGYDALYRKGQITEAGCWAHVRRHFYDVNQSAPSPVAQTALLRIHEIYEIEAEIKDDPPEQKVLARQQRAGPLLESFWTWLNDTLAQVAPKSAIAKAIGYALKRWKALTLYLQEGRLGIDNNPVERALRGVAIGRKNFLFAGNDAGGERAAAFYTLIETCKLNGVEPFAYLCDVLEKLPTWPNKRLHELLPWNWKKPALA; translated from the coding sequence ATGAAATCAACGGCTCCAGTCGATCTTCCGACGCACCCAGATGCCTTGCGCGATCTGGTCTTGCAACTGCTGCGGCAGCAGGAAGAAAAGGACGCCGAGCACGCCCGGCAGCTCGCAGTAAAAGACCGGTACCTCACCCTGCGCGACGAGACCATCGCCCGCCTGGAGATGACCATCGCCAAGCTGAAACGCTGGCGATTCGGTCAGCGTTCGGAAAAGCTCTCTCCCGATCAGATCAGCCTCTGGGAAGAGGCGCTGGAGACGGAGATCGCCGCGGTGGAAAGCGAGCTGGAGGCCGTGCTGGCCGAGAGTGCTGCTGCCAAACAACCGGAGTCCGCGCCGAAGGCGGCTCCCCGCCGCCATCCCGGTCGCATGAAGCTGCCCGATACCCTGCCCCGGGTTGAGGTTCGCCATGACCCCGAAAGCTGCACCTGCGGCCAGTGCGGCGGCCCTCTGGAGACGATCGGGGAAGAAATCAGCGAGAAGCTCGACTATGTCCCGGGCCACTTCCAGGTCATCCGCCATATCCGCCCCAAGCTGGCCTGCCGCCCTTGCGGCACCCTCGAAAGCCCAGCCATGCCGGCGCAGGTGATCGACAAGGGCCTACCCACTGCGCGGATGGTGGCTCAGGTCCTGACCGCCAAGCATGTGGATCACCTGCCTCTATATCGCCAGGAAACCCAATACCTGCGGGCGGGCATCCCGATCTCCCGCGCCACCCTCTGCAGTTGGCTGGGTCAGGGAGAGTACTGGCTCAGCATTCTTGCCGAGGCCTGCAAAATGGCATTGCTCGAAGGGGCCATCCTGCATGCCGACGAGACGCCCTTGCCGGTCCTGAACCCCGGCAGCGGGAAAACCCACAAGGCCTATCTCTGGGTGTATCGTAGCCAAGGAGACGCCCCCCATCCCATCGTCATCTTCGATTATGCCCCGGACCGCAAAGGCATCCATCCCCAAGGCTTCCTGAGAGACTGGCAAGGGATTCTGCAAACCGATGACTATGGGGGCTACGATGCCCTCTACCGCAAAGGGCAGATCACGGAAGCCGGATGCTGGGCTCATGTCCGCAGACATTTTTACGACGTGAACCAGAGTGCGCCGAGCCCGGTGGCCCAGACCGCGTTACTGCGCATCCACGAGATCTATGAGATCGAAGCCGAGATCAAAGACGACCCACCGGAGCAAAAGGTGCTGGCCCGCCAGCAACGGGCGGGGCCCTTACTGGAATCCTTCTGGACCTGGCTCAACGATACCCTGGCGCAAGTGGCCCCCAAAAGCGCCATTGCCAAGGCCATCGGCTATGCGCTGAAGCGCTGGAAGGCGCTGACCCTCTATCTCCAGGAGGGGCGCCTCGGCATCGATAACAATCCCGTGGAGAGGGCGCTGCGGGGGGTTGCCATCGGTCGCAAGAACTTCCTCTTTGCCGGGAACGATGCCGGGGGCGAACGAGCGGCCGCCTTCTACACCCTCATCGAGACCTGCAAGCTCAATGGCGTGGAACCCTTCGCCTATCTTTGCGATGTGCTCGAGAAACTCCCCACTTGGCCCAACAAACGGCTCCACGAACTCCTGCCGTGGAACTGGAAAAAACCAGCATTAGCCTGA
- a CDS encoding DUF262 domain-containing protein, translated as MKEIDGKVKTIRQLLSGTHYAIDYYQREYKWQAKQVQDLIDDL; from the coding sequence ATGAAAGAAATAGACGGTAAGGTCAAGACGATCCGCCAGTTGTTGAGTGGTACCCACTATGCAATTGACTACTATCAGCGCGAATACAAGTGGCAGGCCAAACAGGTGCAGGATCTTATTGACGATCTGTAA